One genomic segment of Manis pentadactyla isolate mManPen7 chromosome 1, mManPen7.hap1, whole genome shotgun sequence includes these proteins:
- the ZDHHC23 gene encoding palmitoyltransferase ZDHHC23 isoform X1 gives MTPKGGMKPVKKNKADEPELEPLCCCEYVDRNGEKNHVAACLCDCQDLDEGCERWVTCKSVQPETCERIMDTISDRLRIPWLRGAKKVNISILPPLILLPIFLRLASWHFLLGALVLTSLPVLALWYYYLTHRRKEQTLFFLSLGLFSLGYMYYVFLQEVVPKGRVGPAQLALLTCGLFLILLALYRAKKNPGYLRSATSSDKSQSSSQTECPSSEGQEKTKGFPSAEALGSLSNRALKAELQGSPKMLAGTPTRAKDDWCAKCQLVRPARAWHCRICGICVRRMDHHCVWINSCVGESNHQAFILALSIFLFTSVYGITLTLDTICRDRSVFTALFYCPGVYANDSSALTFTCVWYSVIITAGMAYIFLIQLINISYNVTEREVQQALRQKTGRRLLCGLIVDTGQYNRGFLRNWHQFSTLGTRPFQHPAEDIV, from the exons ATGACACCGAAGGGCGGTATGAAGCcagtgaagaaaaacaaagcgGACGAACCTGAATTGGAGCCCCTGTGCTGCTGCGAGTACGTAGATCGAAACGGGGAGAAGAACCACGTGGCTGCTTGCCTGTGCGACTGCCAGGATCTCGACGAAGGGTGTGAGAG GTGGGTTACATGTAAGTCTGTGCAGCCGGAGACTTGTGAAAGAATCATGGACACCATCTCTGATCGCCTCCGAATTCCTTGGCTTAGGGGAGCCAAAAAAGTTAACATTAGCATCCTCCCCCCACTCATCCTGCTGCCCATCTTCCTCCGCCTGGCTTCCTGGCACTTCCTGCTGGGGGCGCTGGTCCTGACCTCCCTCCCTGTGCTGGCTCTGTGGTACTACTACCTCACTCACAGAAGGAAGGAGCAGACTCTGTTTTTCTTGAGCCTTGGACTGTTCTCTCTGGGCTACATGTACTATGTGTTCTTGCAGGAAGTGGTCCCCAAAGGGCGTGTGGGGCCTGCCCAGCTGGCTCTCCTTACCTGTGGGTTATTTCTGATACTCTTAGCCTTGTACAGAGCCAAGAAGAATCCAGGCTACCTCAGAAGTGCAACCAGCAGTGACAAGTCTCAAAGCAGCAGCCAAACTGAATGCCCGAGCAGCGAAGGGCAGGAGAAGACCAAAGGGTTCCCCAGTGCGGAAGCCCTGGGCAGCCTCAGCAACCGTGCGCTGAAGGCTGAGCTTCAGGGCTCTCCTAAGATGCTGGCTGGAACCCCCACCAGGGCGAAGGACGACTGGTGCGCCAAGTGCCAGCTGGTGCGACCGGCCCGCGCGTGGCACTGCCGGATATGCGGCATCTGCGTGAGGAGAATGGATCACCACTGTGTCTG GATAAATAGCTGTGTTGGAGAATCAAATCATCAAGCATTTATACTTGCCCTTTCGATCTTCTTGTTCACCTCGGTGTATGGGATAACGCTGACCTTGGACACCATTTGTAGAGATAGAAGCGTCTTCACAGCACTCTTCTATTGTCCTGGAGTTTATGCAAATGACAG CTCGGCCCTGACCTTCACCTGTGTGTGGTACTCTGTGATCATCACAGCGGGCATGGCCTACATCTTCCTGATCCAGCTGATAAACATCAGTTACAACGTCACCGAGAGGGAAGTCCAGCAGGCCCTTCGGCAGAAGACAGGGCGCAGGCTCCTCTGCGGGCTCATCGTGGACACAGGCCAGTACAATAGGGGCTTCCTGCGGAACTGGCACCAGTTCTCCACCCTGGGCACCCGCCCATTCCAGCACCCCGCTGAGGACATTGTCTGA
- the ZDHHC23 gene encoding palmitoyltransferase ZDHHC23 isoform X2: MIPYLAFIFIIIASIGNQHPKRWVTCKSVQPETCERIMDTISDRLRIPWLRGAKKVNISILPPLILLPIFLRLASWHFLLGALVLTSLPVLALWYYYLTHRRKEQTLFFLSLGLFSLGYMYYVFLQEVVPKGRVGPAQLALLTCGLFLILLALYRAKKNPGYLRSATSSDKSQSSSQTECPSSEGQEKTKGFPSAEALGSLSNRALKAELQGSPKMLAGTPTRAKDDWCAKCQLVRPARAWHCRICGICVRRMDHHCVWINSCVGESNHQAFILALSIFLFTSVYGITLTLDTICRDRSVFTALFYCPGVYANDSSALTFTCVWYSVIITAGMAYIFLIQLINISYNVTEREVQQALRQKTGRRLLCGLIVDTGQYNRGFLRNWHQFSTLGTRPFQHPAEDIV; encoded by the exons ATGATACCAtatttagcttttattttcatcatcatcGCGAGTATTGGAAATCAGCATCCAAAAAG GTGGGTTACATGTAAGTCTGTGCAGCCGGAGACTTGTGAAAGAATCATGGACACCATCTCTGATCGCCTCCGAATTCCTTGGCTTAGGGGAGCCAAAAAAGTTAACATTAGCATCCTCCCCCCACTCATCCTGCTGCCCATCTTCCTCCGCCTGGCTTCCTGGCACTTCCTGCTGGGGGCGCTGGTCCTGACCTCCCTCCCTGTGCTGGCTCTGTGGTACTACTACCTCACTCACAGAAGGAAGGAGCAGACTCTGTTTTTCTTGAGCCTTGGACTGTTCTCTCTGGGCTACATGTACTATGTGTTCTTGCAGGAAGTGGTCCCCAAAGGGCGTGTGGGGCCTGCCCAGCTGGCTCTCCTTACCTGTGGGTTATTTCTGATACTCTTAGCCTTGTACAGAGCCAAGAAGAATCCAGGCTACCTCAGAAGTGCAACCAGCAGTGACAAGTCTCAAAGCAGCAGCCAAACTGAATGCCCGAGCAGCGAAGGGCAGGAGAAGACCAAAGGGTTCCCCAGTGCGGAAGCCCTGGGCAGCCTCAGCAACCGTGCGCTGAAGGCTGAGCTTCAGGGCTCTCCTAAGATGCTGGCTGGAACCCCCACCAGGGCGAAGGACGACTGGTGCGCCAAGTGCCAGCTGGTGCGACCGGCCCGCGCGTGGCACTGCCGGATATGCGGCATCTGCGTGAGGAGAATGGATCACCACTGTGTCTG GATAAATAGCTGTGTTGGAGAATCAAATCATCAAGCATTTATACTTGCCCTTTCGATCTTCTTGTTCACCTCGGTGTATGGGATAACGCTGACCTTGGACACCATTTGTAGAGATAGAAGCGTCTTCACAGCACTCTTCTATTGTCCTGGAGTTTATGCAAATGACAG CTCGGCCCTGACCTTCACCTGTGTGTGGTACTCTGTGATCATCACAGCGGGCATGGCCTACATCTTCCTGATCCAGCTGATAAACATCAGTTACAACGTCACCGAGAGGGAAGTCCAGCAGGCCCTTCGGCAGAAGACAGGGCGCAGGCTCCTCTGCGGGCTCATCGTGGACACAGGCCAGTACAATAGGGGCTTCCTGCGGAACTGGCACCAGTTCTCCACCCTGGGCACCCGCCCATTCCAGCACCCCGCTGAGGACATTGTCTGA